AATATTCTGTTGAAACCCAAAAACAATTTAATAACAAAATCATAggatgcaatttcgacccattaccTCATGAGTGGGTCAATTTTGGCTGTGTTATATCTCCCATGGGCCAAACAGATAATCTAAACAGTGGGTCAAAGGGGTCAAAAGTCACCCAAAGTGTATTCTAGTACTTAAAATTTTAACTTACACTAATTCAATAATCAGATTATGTTTGAAAATATATAATTTTGATAATTATATCTATTACTGTAATGTAATATATATTTGGTTTGAACTAAATGCGTTACATGTCCCCCCGACTTAACGACTGACCCGCCTATTTTACCACTTGTACTGAGAAACCTCAAAAAAGGGAAAGAAATGCATACCAAAACTGTGCGCCCATTACTGTCCATCTCATTGGCATCGAGGCCACCTCGTCTAAGCAATTTATGTAACAATACATCATCACCTCTTAATACCGCAAAACATAAACTTAACGGCACATCCATCCGACCTTGAGACAACATATTTTCGGTATCTACCAATACTGCTTCCATTATTGGATCTGATCTCTCTTTCAAATGCTGCATTATACGGCCCCACGTATAAGCATCCGTAATAATGCAGAATATCTTGCAATAATCATTTCTTGCACccaaaaagaagaaaataaaaagattAATACCTGAAGAAGATTGCTAATTATTATTGTTCCATCTGCAACATTTGACTGTATAATGTTCCGAAATTGAGTTCGATTTAATCTTAGCAGCTGGCTCAATCGTCTTGTGCGAACAGTAAATACTTGTGGCCGGTAACAAAGTACGCCTATTTCACCACACACGTCTCCAGTCTTTAACTCTCTAACAACCTAAAAATACAAATAAATTTCTTCAATTTCAATCATAAAACTGTTTGAATATACAACATATCTCACATTTAAAAAATGACACATTTCAATCATAAAGTACCTGTTCAACGCCACTTCTTCGAGAAATTAACTCCTGTGTCAAAATTACAATCATAAAACCGTTTAAATTATACAACATACAAAAAATTATATACTTATACAGTTTATGTTCTGTGAAAAAAAATATTGTATACATCATACCACAGCACCAGAAACTAAAATGTAGAAGTCTGTTGGAGCTTCATTTTGCAATATCACATCTTCCTTAGGTGGGAAATATTCGGCTCTCATTTCCGACACCtgaaaaagtaaaaaataaaaataaaaaaaatcgatAAACTCACATAATAAGTGGCTAAAAAATATACTTGATTTGGATGGTTAGTACTAGTCCGTACCAGTTGAAACAGTGTGTCGTTTGACACCCCGTTAAACAAGTATACTTGATCAACAAGGCCATAAAAAAGAAAATTCGAAATACTCGATTGAATAGCCTTCGGGAGCAGATCAATAATTTCTTGTTGCTGTAACCATTCTGAGTCAGCTCGGTACTTTAAGCATAAGTGAGCCAGCATTTGATCTTGCAACCGGGGTGGAAGATGGTTCCTTTGTGCAAACCCTGATGCAGCTTGAATGGTTTCTCtctacaaatacaatataaataatCAAACCaacttcaaaaaaataaaaaatcagttAAAAAAAATAAGTTACATACAGGGGAAATGACTTACAAACTTTCGTGTTCGACCCGTTCGTTCAACGATTAAGGTTGTCATGTTTCCAATGAAATAAGCACTCAAGCCCATGTTAAAAAGCATGAAGCATGAGTCGAATACCATTTCCTTCCAATTAACAGGATGCAGATCACCATATCCAGTCGTAGTTAGTGTTGTTGTACTGAAATACACGGCTATTATATATCTTCCTGCTAGATTTTTATTATATTCATCGTTAGCAGAAAGTGCCAACCATGTACGCGATTGATCCTTGTAACGGTGCGCAATAAGATACAGAACGCACGCAGATAAATGAACGGTGAATAGCGTAACCTACAATCACATCATGAGCTTCATCAGCCAACTTGTGATTAATAAGCATCAAACTATAACATTGTATATAAGGAAGGAAAAAAAAGCTGACAaggaaacgggtcaaatgggttgaAACTGGCTCAAATTCTACTTTTAGGGGCAGTGATCCCTACACCACTTAAATTTATCCATACACCACCAAAACTGCTTTAGAGGGttttacaatacaacattataATGCATGTTAAGTGGTGTATAAATACTAGTGTACAGATCATCACCCAGTTTTAACATTTTTAGTGGATATAACCTCCTAAAAATGTAGAAGGTTTTTCCTGTTCGGGCTACCTGGGTTGgcaagtaatccgaccccatactctgatgtacgcactCAGTTTTAACATTTTTAGTGGATATAACCTCCTAAAAATGTAGAAGGTTTCCCTGTTCGGGCTACCCGggtgggcgagtaatccgaccctatactctgatgtacgcagcccagCAAGATCACTCTCTGGCTGTTTTCAACCCTTCCCTAGCCACAACTAAATATTCGTCTCAGggggattcgaacccgagaccacttgcAAAGaactcagggccccaaccactgAGCTATATAGTGATGGTTGTGGATATAACCTCCTAAAACGATTTTATTTACAAAAATGAATAATTCACGAAAAAATTTAAGTTTTAGACGAAAAGTATTTCAAGTCAATGCAATTCGACCATCTTGGCATCTAAGCACAATACATACATATACTTACAGAGAGAAGCTTTGCCAGTCGAACCCAAAAATAGCTATAGTTACGATCTTTCTCCAATCTGTTGATTAACTCTACAAATTTAGTACTTAACATCAATTTTATTGAATTTACAGTAACTATTATAAAAAAATGTTTGTAAACTATACCTTGCAAACATGTCACCAACTCTTCGAAGACGCCAAAGTCTAAGCATATTGAAGTAGCCATACGGTTGGAGTGAATCAGGCAACATTTTCCGACCAAGTTCAGAAGGAATTGTGGATATAACATCAAATATAAACCATGTTTTTAAATACCGCCAAGCAATTAATCGACGATCATCAATAAGTAGGTAACTAATCTTATCTAAGTACGCCACGAAGAAGGTTAAAACGATGTCAATTGCAAAAAACCCATTGACAACATTATCAGTAATCGCAAGAGGCCGATCGGGTGCATCCAAAAATCCAAACTCAAATGGAGAAACCCATGCTACATAAAACACAAGCACTACTAAATATCCTTGCCAAATTCTGCATTACACAAATATTAAACCTAATTAACTCAGTTTTACAAATTTAAAAATGTGTACACAATAATTACTCTACTTTTAGAAAACACATTTTCAGTCAAATAACTACAATTGTATGTATGCGGCTTATTCAGGTTATCCAGTGACCATTTTCGACCCTTTCTGAATTTGGCCACTCCAAAATATGTTTATAGTGTGATTTAAACCTGAGACCTATTACGAGGATATCAACCctcttttttgtgtgtgtgtgtgtgtgtgagagtgtGTGAAATTAGGGTTGACTTTAAAGACCCATACCACTATTAACATAACCTTTACATTAACACGCCATGACGCTACATATGGCGTCATATTTCACATGTAAATCTAATATTCATTCCCATGCATGCAGAGTTTGGTTAAAGAAAATCGACGTTTTAAGCTATTATATTGTTTGTTTtcagtttttttaatgttttgccCGGTCGAAAAACAAAATCATGGATCCTCTACTGCATGCATAGATGATTAAAAATTAGAGGTAATTACGTAGGACGCTATATAAACCTGTAACGTCGATGTAAGGGGTTGATTGTGAAGGGGCGAAGCTTAACATGTCGAGTCGATTGAGCACCGAGGGAGGGGAGTATGCCGCTACGAATGCTGTGAACGGAAGAAAGACGTTCGTCTCTCGAAATGGAATCAATGTCACCGGAATCATCTCCGATTCCCGTACTACCACCACCTCCTCCTAATCTTCCACCACCTACCCAGGATCCTTTCAACAGTGTCATATTTTGCAATATTAATTTTTCATAAAAACCCTCCTAAATTTGTGGAGGAAAAAAGTTAAATTTTGTCTGTGTTCAGCATATATATACATAGTATCACAATGTTGTGATCATCCATTTCTATCGCATACTTTTTCTCCTTCCCTTAAACGTTTAAAAAGTTTTAGCTCTCTCCTTTATGTCTTGTCTAGTCACCATTTTAACCCTTCAACTTTCCTGCATAATATTTCATAAACATTAATCTGACATA
This window of the Rutidosis leptorrhynchoides isolate AG116_Rl617_1_P2 chromosome 7, CSIRO_AGI_Rlap_v1, whole genome shotgun sequence genome carries:
- the LOC139859172 gene encoding potassium channel AKT1-like, whose amino-acid sequence is MTLLKGSWVGGGRLGGGGGSTGIGDDSGDIDSISRDERLSSVHSIRSGILPSLGAQSTRHVKLRPFTINPLHRRYRIWQGYLVVLVFYVAWVSPFEFGFLDAPDRPLAITDNVVNGFFAIDIVLTFFVAYLDKISYLLIDDRRLIAWRYLKTWFIFDVISTIPSELGRKMLPDSLQPYGYFNMLRLWRLRRVGDMFARLEKDRNYSYFWVRLAKLLSVTLFTVHLSACVLYLIAHRYKDQSRTWLALSANDEYNKNLAGRYIIAVYFSTTTLTTTGYGDLHPVNWKEMVFDSCFMLFNMGLSAYFIGNMTTLIVERTGRTRKFRETIQAASGFAQRNHLPPRLQDQMLAHLCLKYRADSEWLQQQEIIDLLPKAIQSSISNFLFYGLVDQVYLFNGVSNDTLFQLVSEMRAEYFPPKEDVILQNEAPTDFYILVSGAVELISRRSGVEQVVRELKTGDVCGEIGVLCYRPQVFTVRTRRLSQLLRLNRTQFRNIIQSNVADGTIIISNLLQHLKERSDPIMEAVLVDTENMLSQGRMDVPLSLCFAVLRGDDVLLHKLLRRGGLDANEMDSNGRTVLNIAAAKGSLECVLLLLDYGADPNKKDSEGNVPLWSAIIGQNESIIKLLKDNGATLNTGDVGEFASYAVEQNSIDLLKDIIKHGGNITVQNSMGTTALHKAISEEKTELVEFLINHGANIDMPDVHGWTPRDLACHQAHDDIIELFRNMPAPKEKPVSKPKLDGATYIKKYKSEPRMSHMTAEISRVPSGGLQDVRRKADDFSNSVFGIVSSASRRQNETGYMPSPLPMFGAPDRMHHQIARITISCPEVNDEAGKLIRLPESFQDLLNIGAQKFSISPTRVLSKEGALIEDIHLVRDGDHLIIASDNWVRR